In one Trichlorobacter lovleyi SZ genomic region, the following are encoded:
- the prfB gene encoding peptide chain release factor 2 (programmed frameshift), which translates to MYREEVALLDDLTSRISSLRRSLDLDSKREELQELDARIAAPGFWDDPSGSQDILKKRTVIEKLLQSWDSLNRQADDVRVMIELGEESSDEDTLTEVHQMNERLKSGVEEAEFQRMLSGTHDRNGCFVSVNSGAGGTESQDWANMLLRMLLRYCEKKGWKAVITDYQDGEEAGLKSATFSVSGEFAYGHLKAEAGVHRLVRLSPFDSNNRRHTSFASVFVFPEIEEEDIDIRIADSDLRVDTYRSSGSGGQHVNTTDSAVRITHLPTNIVVACQSERSQILNRATAMKVLRAKLYEKEMEERNAKASEIAGEKREIGWGSQIRSYVLHPYKMVKDLRTGVESGNPDSVLDGALDDFVIPFLMGVRRDVKDED; encoded by the exons ATGTACCGCGAAGAAGTTGCACTGCTTGACGACCTGACCAGCCGAATCTCCTCACTTCGGAGGTCTCTT GACCTGGATAGCAAACGGGAGGAGCTGCAGGAGCTTGACGCCCGTATCGCTGCCCCCGGTTTCTGGGACGACCCCTCCGGTTCTCAGGATATCCTGAAAAAACGTACGGTTATCGAAAAACTGCTCCAGTCGTGGGACTCACTCAACCGCCAGGCCGATGATGTGCGGGTGATGATTGAGCTGGGTGAAGAGTCCTCGGATGAGGACACCCTGACTGAAGTCCACCAGATGAATGAACGCCTGAAGAGCGGCGTTGAAGAGGCCGAATTTCAGCGGATGCTGTCCGGCACCCATGACCGCAACGGCTGTTTTGTGTCGGTCAACTCCGGCGCAGGCGGCACCGAGTCCCAGGATTGGGCCAACATGCTGCTGCGGATGCTGTTGCGCTACTGCGAGAAAAAGGGCTGGAAGGCGGTGATTACCGACTATCAGGACGGCGAAGAAGCCGGCCTCAAATCAGCCACCTTCAGCGTCTCCGGTGAATTTGCCTATGGCCACCTCAAGGCCGAGGCAGGGGTCCATCGCCTGGTGCGACTTTCCCCTTTTGACAGCAACAACCGCCGCCACACCTCCTTTGCCTCGGTCTTCGTCTTTCCCGAAATCGAGGAGGAGGATATCGATATCCGCATTGCAGACTCTGACCTGCGGGTGGACACCTACCGTTCCAGCGGTTCAGGCGGCCAGCATGTCAACACCACCGATTCGGCGGTGCGGATCACCCACCTCCCCACCAATATCGTGGTGGCCTGCCAGTCGGAACGGAGCCAGATCCTGAACCGTGCCACTGCCATGAAGGTGTTGCGGGCCAAGCTGTACGAAAAAGAGATGGAAGAGCGGAATGCCAAGGCCTCCGAGATTGCCGGTGAAAAGCGGGAGATCGGCTGGGGCAGCCAGATCCGCTCCTATGTGCTGCATCCCTATAAAATGGTGAAAGATCTGCGCACCGGCGTGGAATCAGGCAACCCGGATTCCGTTCTGGACGGGGCCCTGGATGACTTTGTGATTCCTTTCCTGATGGGTGTCCGGCGTGATGTCAAGGACGAGGATTAG
- the lnt gene encoding apolipoprotein N-acyltransferase → MISTGFRLPPLSGTIRPAVLAIVSGLLIALSFPKADLSFLAWIALLPLLISLEGRSDRTAFYLGLTTGLTAYAGLLYWVIIVMGVYGHLPLFASIPLWLLLSGWLALFYGMATWATCLGQRLGLKSAFIMPLAWVGADYLRSFLLTGFPWTMLGHTQYRMLPLIQAADITGVYGITALIVLANVVFYRIIRAFSGSDVPYPAKSAIIFVLALAATLGYGFFRLNSPLPTAAPLRVALIQGNIDQAVKWSPAFREATLDIYTGLSRQAVARQAADLIVWPESAAPFFFQENSPSSDRIRNLARELKAHLLFGSPAAEQRNGHYTNLNSAFLLGSDGTEIGRTDKMHLVPFGEYVPLARLLPFVNKLVHGIGDFAPGLEVRPLKTGTTPLGILVCYEVIFPELARAQVRAGSRVLVNITNDAWFGRSSAPYQHLSMAAFRAIETRTPLIRAANTGITSIIDQNGHIRGMTSLFKEAVMVGEVQPGSANAPYLKIGDLFARGCLGLVAGILLLQRWRKKGTNEPRHEP, encoded by the coding sequence GTGATATCAACCGGTTTTCGCCTGCCACCGTTGTCCGGCACCATCCGCCCCGCTGTCCTGGCAATCGTTTCCGGTCTGCTGATCGCCCTCTCCTTTCCCAAGGCAGACCTCTCATTTCTGGCCTGGATCGCCCTGCTGCCGCTTTTGATCAGCCTTGAAGGCAGGTCTGACCGTACGGCCTTCTACCTGGGATTGACGACCGGACTGACCGCCTATGCCGGCCTGCTGTACTGGGTCATCATTGTCATGGGGGTCTACGGTCACCTGCCCCTGTTTGCCAGCATCCCGCTCTGGCTGCTGCTCTCAGGCTGGCTGGCTCTGTTTTACGGTATGGCAACCTGGGCGACCTGTCTGGGTCAACGCCTCGGACTCAAATCAGCGTTTATCATGCCCCTGGCCTGGGTTGGAGCCGACTACCTGCGCAGCTTTCTGCTGACCGGCTTCCCCTGGACCATGCTGGGGCACACCCAGTACCGCATGCTGCCATTGATCCAGGCAGCCGACATCACCGGCGTGTACGGCATCACCGCCCTGATTGTGCTGGCAAACGTCGTCTTTTACCGCATCATCAGGGCGTTCTCCGGCAGTGACGTACCCTACCCGGCCAAAAGTGCCATCATCTTCGTGCTGGCCCTGGCAGCCACCCTGGGCTACGGTTTTTTCCGTCTGAACTCACCTCTACCCACAGCAGCGCCTCTCCGGGTCGCCCTGATCCAAGGCAATATTGATCAGGCCGTCAAGTGGTCTCCGGCCTTTCGTGAAGCCACCCTTGATATCTACACCGGCCTCTCCCGCCAAGCCGTTGCCCGGCAGGCTGCCGACCTGATCGTCTGGCCGGAAAGTGCGGCACCGTTTTTCTTTCAGGAAAACAGCCCCTCCTCGGACCGGATCCGCAATCTTGCCCGAGAGCTGAAGGCACACCTGCTGTTCGGCAGCCCGGCTGCAGAACAGCGCAATGGACACTACACCAACCTGAACAGCGCCTTTTTGCTGGGTTCTGACGGCACAGAGATCGGCCGCACCGACAAGATGCATCTGGTGCCGTTTGGCGAGTACGTCCCCTTGGCCCGTCTGCTGCCGTTTGTCAACAAACTGGTACACGGCATTGGTGACTTTGCTCCCGGCCTGGAGGTCAGACCACTCAAGACCGGCACAACCCCGCTGGGAATACTGGTCTGCTACGAGGTGATCTTCCCCGAACTGGCGCGGGCGCAGGTCAGGGCCGGCAGCCGGGTACTGGTCAACATCACCAACGATGCCTGGTTCGGTCGCTCGTCCGCCCCCTACCAGCACCTCTCCATGGCCGCCTTCCGGGCCATCGAGACCCGCACCCCGCTGATCCGTGCCGCCAACACCGGCATCACCTCCATCATCGACCAGAATGGCCATATCCGCGGTATGACCTCACTGTTCAAAGAGGCGGTCATGGTAGGCGAGGTACAACCGGGCAGCGCCAACGCCCCTTACCTGAAGATCGGGGATCTGTTTGCCCGAGGCTGCCTGGGGCTTGTCGCCGGGATTCTGCTGTTGCAGAGGTGGCGGAAAAAAGGTACAAATGAGCCTCGGCACGAGCCGTAA
- a CDS encoding NlpC/P60 family protein, whose translation MKQLITISYLIIIVMGLSVTPGCASPKAGKARPEPLKSGSSVKYAKGVSRLGYAIQMGAFSDVKNAERFANRLQDKGIEAFYYRKDNGIYAVRFGDFPSKEKARIVANRLVSDRLIDSFYIAPPNEVVFAGSKEPVIKQNRPELHKPLKPYPPPTNELGLPADESTTSKPTTAKPPATKPGERDLGFIAARTAERFVGIPYQWGGTTVVDGMDCSGFTKAVYNLCGVNIPRTSREQYKAGNPVSKNELRDGDLVFFGASESSITHVGIYVGNGKFVHAPKRGEDIKTASVDESYFERRFVGARRYIQ comes from the coding sequence ATGAAACAGCTCATCACCATCAGCTATCTGATCATCATCGTCATGGGGCTCTCGGTCACCCCCGGCTGCGCTTCCCCCAAGGCCGGTAAGGCACGCCCGGAGCCGCTCAAGAGCGGCAGCAGTGTCAAGTATGCCAAAGGGGTCAGTCGCCTGGGGTATGCAATCCAGATGGGCGCCTTTTCGGACGTCAAGAATGCCGAGCGTTTTGCCAACCGATTACAGGACAAAGGGATCGAGGCCTTCTACTACCGCAAGGACAACGGCATCTATGCCGTACGGTTCGGTGACTTCCCCAGCAAGGAGAAGGCCCGTATCGTTGCCAACCGGCTGGTGTCTGACCGGTTAATCGACAGTTTCTACATCGCCCCGCCCAACGAGGTGGTCTTTGCCGGTTCCAAAGAACCGGTCATCAAACAGAACCGGCCGGAGCTGCATAAGCCGCTCAAACCCTATCCGCCACCGACCAATGAGCTGGGCCTGCCGGCTGATGAGTCAACCACATCAAAACCAACCACTGCCAAGCCGCCCGCAACCAAGCCGGGAGAACGTGATCTGGGCTTCATCGCCGCACGCACTGCCGAGCGTTTTGTGGGGATCCCGTACCAATGGGGCGGCACCACCGTGGTGGACGGTATGGACTGCAGCGGTTTCACCAAGGCGGTCTATAACCTGTGTGGCGTCAATATCCCCCGTACCTCGCGGGAGCAGTACAAGGCCGGCAACCCGGTCTCCAAAAACGAGTTGCGGGATGGCGATCTGGTCTTCTTTGGCGCCTCGGAGTCCTCCATTACCCATGTCGGTATCTATGTCGGCAACGGTAAGTTTGTACATGCCCCCAAACGGGGGGAAGATATAAAGACCGCATCAGTTGACGAATCCTACTTCGAGCGCCGTTTTGTGGGTGCCCGACGCTATATTCAATAA
- a CDS encoding response regulator, with amino-acid sequence MKKVLVVDDSLSVTRQLEKIINDSGDFVCVGHAKNGAEAIKMNHTEDPDIICMDMNMPGMDGLTALRSLVMLDKAVQVVMVTSLGGVGDKFTEAIKLGAKNVISKPFETENVLRILRAL; translated from the coding sequence ATGAAGAAGGTGCTTGTCGTTGATGACAGCCTCTCCGTAACCCGCCAGCTGGAAAAGATCATAAATGATTCCGGCGATTTTGTCTGTGTCGGCCATGCAAAAAACGGGGCCGAGGCAATCAAGATGAACCATACGGAAGACCCTGACATTATCTGCATGGATATGAACATGCCCGGTATGGATGGTCTGACCGCCCTGCGCAGTCTGGTAATGCTGGACAAGGCAGTGCAGGTGGTAATGGTCACCTCCCTGGGGGGTGTCGGTGATAAGTTTACCGAGGCCATCAAACTTGGGGCAAAAAATGTTATTTCCAAGCCGTTTGAGACGGAAAACGTGCTGCGTATCCTGCGGGCGCTCTAA
- a CDS encoding peptidylprolyl isomerase: MMFNRCLTIAVLAAAVAMLGSADAGAAEKKPAPAAVEKTNSLPDPVARVNGVAIPAADLQKALNAFSKSPSAAQVPPGKEKEVQQFLLNQMLGGELMYQVAKATPVKDLDKKIDDAVTKLKARFKTNDEYLQGLKEQGLSEKDLRELIRRNVIIENHIEQVIVPKQVVTDAEMKEFYDKNPETFTQPEQVRASHILITLDAKATDADKKKAKEKIEDLLKQVKAGADFAKLAQENSGCPSSKQGGDLGYFGKGQMVKPFEETAFAMKPGDVSGVVETQFGYHIIKLTEKKAAAKVAFDEVKAKIADSLKRKKVTEAINATLEDAKKKAKIEVFLK; the protein is encoded by the coding sequence ATGATGTTCAACCGTTGTCTGACCATTGCGGTACTGGCAGCAGCTGTAGCCATGCTGGGTAGTGCAGATGCAGGAGCTGCTGAGAAGAAGCCGGCTCCTGCTGCTGTTGAAAAGACCAACTCGTTGCCTGACCCGGTGGCACGGGTGAATGGCGTTGCCATCCCTGCAGCGGATCTGCAGAAGGCGCTGAATGCCTTCAGCAAGTCACCTTCTGCAGCCCAGGTGCCTCCCGGTAAGGAGAAGGAAGTGCAGCAGTTCCTGCTGAACCAGATGCTGGGCGGAGAACTGATGTATCAGGTTGCCAAGGCTACCCCGGTCAAGGATCTGGATAAGAAGATTGATGATGCCGTTACCAAGTTAAAGGCCCGTTTCAAGACAAATGATGAGTACCTGCAAGGTCTGAAGGAGCAGGGACTGAGTGAAAAGGATCTGCGTGAACTGATTCGCCGCAATGTGATTATTGAAAACCATATTGAGCAGGTGATTGTGCCTAAACAGGTCGTGACAGATGCAGAGATGAAGGAGTTTTATGACAAAAACCCCGAGACCTTTACCCAGCCGGAGCAGGTGCGTGCCAGCCATATCCTGATTACACTGGATGCCAAGGCAACTGACGCGGACAAAAAGAAGGCCAAAGAGAAGATTGAAGATCTGCTCAAGCAGGTCAAGGCAGGTGCTGATTTTGCCAAGCTGGCCCAGGAAAACTCAGGTTGCCCCAGTAGCAAACAGGGCGGGGATCTGGGGTATTTCGGCAAGGGTCAGATGGTAAAACCGTTTGAAGAGACCGCCTTTGCCATGAAGCCGGGTGACGTGAGCGGTGTGGTAGAGACCCAGTTCGGCTATCATATCATCAAGCTGACCGAGAAAAAGGCTGCAGCCAAGGTTGCATTTGATGAAGTCAAGGCCAAGATCGCTGACTCACTCAAGCGGAAAAAGGTGACTGAGGCAATTAATGCCACGTTGGAAGATGCCAAAAAGAAGGCCAAGATTGAGGTCTTCCTGAAGTAG
- the ybeY gene encoding rRNA maturation RNase YbeY: MGCPDETELSVTVVGDRAIHRLNREYLGKDRPTNVISFSLQEGEFGDLTPHALGDVVISADTAADEAQSCGWGGYERLIFLLLHGILHLTGYDHERSGEAEARRMERKEREIWKLLQSEGLTVLAVPN, from the coding sequence TTGGGATGTCCTGACGAGACCGAACTGTCAGTGACCGTTGTCGGCGACCGGGCCATCCACCGCCTGAACCGCGAGTATCTTGGCAAGGACCGTCCTACCAATGTCATCTCGTTTTCACTGCAGGAAGGGGAGTTTGGTGATCTGACCCCCCATGCCCTGGGTGATGTGGTCATATCGGCAGACACCGCTGCCGACGAGGCACAGAGTTGCGGCTGGGGCGGCTATGAACGGCTGATCTTTCTGCTGTTACATGGCATCCTGCACCTGACCGGCTATGATCATGAACGCAGCGGCGAGGCAGAGGCCCGCCGGATGGAGCGCAAGGAGCGGGAAATCTGGAAGCTGCTGCAAAGTGAAGGACTGACCGTTTTAGCTGTACCCAATTAA
- a CDS encoding EVE domain-containing protein encodes MRYWLFKSEPGCFSFQDLQARPNATEQWDGVRNFQARNFLRDEIKPGDRVLFYHSSIPEPAVIGLCSVVREGYPDHTALDPAADHFDPKATPDKPIWYMVDVRADQALPSEVPLAVIREHPLLTGMPLVNRSRLSIQPLTKEQFETILQLGGLA; translated from the coding sequence ATGCGTTACTGGCTCTTTAAATCGGAACCGGGCTGTTTTTCCTTCCAGGACCTGCAAGCCCGTCCCAACGCAACTGAGCAGTGGGACGGGGTACGCAACTTTCAGGCCCGTAACTTCCTGCGGGACGAGATCAAACCCGGCGACCGGGTGCTGTTCTACCACAGCTCCATCCCGGAACCGGCCGTGATCGGTCTCTGCAGCGTGGTACGAGAGGGCTATCCTGACCACACTGCCCTTGACCCGGCGGCCGACCACTTTGATCCCAAGGCCACACCTGACAAACCGATCTGGTACATGGTTGATGTCCGTGCGGATCAGGCGCTGCCTTCAGAAGTCCCTCTGGCCGTAATCCGTGAACACCCGCTCCTGACCGGCATGCCGCTGGTCAACCGCAGCCGTCTTTCGATCCAGCCACTCACCAAAGAGCAGTTTGAGACCATTCTGCAGTTGGGAGGTCTTGCATGA
- a CDS encoding DUF1015 domain-containing protein, which produces MAIIRPFEALRPPVHLAPRVAALPYDVMDVEEARQMAGDNSDSFLHISRPEIDLPASVDPHADEVHRQGKLNLQGFIERKVLIQEPAPCYYIYRQRMGAIVQTGLVACAAVDDYVSGVIKKHEHTRADKEEDRIKHIDTLDANDEPVFYIFRSHPEVEEILQNVIYEPADYNFTTADGVSHALWVVADPYLIEHLTRLFSAIPTLYVADGHHRSAAAAKVRDLRKAANPSHTGNEEYNFFLTVIFPESQLNIMPYNRVVKDLNGLDTPRFLDTVSKSFLITPAPAPLAPEERHQFGMYLGRQWYRLQARPELTDEANTVGRLDVSILQNHLLHPVLGIENPRTDKRISFVGGIRGLDELVRLVDSGEYAVAFSMHPTGIQELMDLADDDQIMPPKSTWFEPKLRSGLFVHLLS; this is translated from the coding sequence ATGGCAATTATCCGACCTTTTGAGGCCCTGCGGCCTCCCGTACACCTGGCCCCCCGAGTGGCCGCCCTCCCCTATGACGTGATGGATGTGGAGGAGGCCCGCCAGATGGCTGGCGACAATAGTGATTCGTTTTTGCATATTTCCAGACCCGAGATCGACCTGCCCGCCTCGGTGGACCCCCATGCCGACGAGGTCCACAGACAGGGCAAACTGAACCTGCAGGGCTTTATCGAGCGCAAGGTCCTGATTCAGGAACCGGCACCCTGCTACTATATCTATCGCCAGCGGATGGGTGCCATTGTCCAGACCGGACTGGTGGCCTGCGCTGCAGTGGATGATTATGTCTCCGGCGTGATTAAAAAACATGAGCATACCCGGGCAGACAAGGAAGAGGATCGGATCAAGCATATTGACACCCTGGATGCCAATGACGAGCCGGTCTTTTACATCTTCCGCTCCCACCCGGAGGTGGAAGAGATTCTGCAGAACGTCATTTATGAACCGGCTGATTACAACTTCACCACAGCCGACGGGGTCTCCCACGCCCTCTGGGTAGTGGCTGATCCCTACCTGATTGAGCATCTGACCAGGCTGTTCAGCGCCATCCCGACCCTGTACGTTGCCGACGGGCACCACCGCAGTGCAGCAGCCGCAAAGGTACGTGACCTGCGCAAGGCGGCCAACCCCAGCCACACCGGCAACGAAGAGTACAATTTCTTTCTGACGGTAATCTTCCCGGAAAGCCAGCTCAACATCATGCCCTACAACCGGGTGGTAAAGGATCTGAACGGGCTTGATACCCCCCGGTTCCTTGATACCGTAAGCAAATCCTTTCTGATTACCCCTGCCCCTGCACCACTGGCGCCTGAAGAGCGGCACCAGTTCGGAATGTACCTTGGCAGACAGTGGTATCGTCTGCAGGCCAGACCGGAACTGACCGACGAGGCCAACACCGTTGGACGCCTGGATGTCTCGATCCTGCAGAACCACCTGCTGCACCCGGTACTGGGGATTGAAAACCCCCGCACCGACAAGCGGATCAGCTTTGTAGGTGGTATCCGCGGCCTGGATGAGCTGGTACGGCTGGTGGACAGCGGTGAGTATGCCGTGGCCTTTTCCATGCACCCCACCGGCATCCAGGAACTGATGGATCTGGCTGATGACGACCAGATCATGCCGCCTAAGTCCACCTGGTTTGAACCGAAGCTGAGAAGCGGACTGTTTGTGCATCTGCTGTCATAG
- a CDS encoding hemolysin family protein: MDEGSSRRPASLLDRVARLVIGRKKVTEEEIHDLIEAGEEEGIVDEQEREMISAILELDSTVVREIMVPRTEMAAISVEASVRETIDAIIACGHSRMPVYDGTMDNIIGLLYAKDLLKSWGMADSQIQLRDLIRQPFFTPETKTLELLLQEFKKKKVHLAIVVDEYGGTSGLVTIEDLLEQIVGDIQDEYDMEEDLYVRNPDGSLTTDARLPIEELEEQFQLEIERDKFDTVGGLVVHLADGIPVAGTVVIGEDLEIEILEADPRKVKRVKISRLPKATELPTS; encoded by the coding sequence GTGGACGAAGGAAGTAGTCGCAGGCCGGCTAGTCTGCTCGATAGAGTCGCCCGACTGGTAATCGGACGCAAAAAGGTTACCGAAGAGGAGATTCACGACCTGATCGAGGCCGGCGAAGAAGAAGGGATTGTTGACGAACAGGAACGGGAGATGATCAGCGCCATCCTTGAACTTGATTCAACGGTGGTGCGTGAGATCATGGTACCCCGTACCGAGATGGCTGCCATCAGTGTCGAGGCATCGGTACGCGAGACCATCGATGCCATCATTGCCTGCGGTCATTCCCGCATGCCGGTTTACGACGGCACGATGGACAACATCATCGGCCTGCTGTATGCCAAGGATCTGCTTAAAAGCTGGGGGATGGCGGATTCGCAGATCCAGTTGCGCGATCTTATCCGGCAGCCGTTTTTCACCCCTGAGACCAAGACCCTTGAACTGCTGCTGCAGGAGTTTAAAAAGAAGAAGGTTCACCTGGCCATTGTGGTGGATGAGTACGGCGGCACTTCCGGACTGGTTACCATTGAAGACCTGCTTGAGCAGATCGTGGGTGACATTCAGGACGAATACGACATGGAAGAGGATCTCTATGTCCGCAACCCTGACGGATCACTCACCACCGACGCCCGCCTGCCGATTGAAGAGCTTGAGGAACAGTTCCAGCTTGAGATCGAGCGGGACAAGTTTGATACCGTTGGTGGCCTGGTGGTGCATCTGGCGGACGGCATTCCGGTTGCCGGCACCGTGGTCATTGGCGAAGATCTTGAAATTGAGATTCTGGAGGCCGATCCCCGCAAGGTCAAGCGGGTGAAGATCTCCCGTCTCCCCAAAGCAACGGAGCTGCCTACCTCGTGA
- a CDS encoding HD family phosphohydrolase, translated as MPESPGHTPEQSHLAYLPKLVSNLLDSIVRRFSNPVTARRNRVLLLLLTAGLLTLILLPSQHLVTARYKPGEIATSDIRASQDYLLEDHELTRQLRSEAEAKAPVVYTAGDTVATTLLNSITRALNATRSARSEKPAITTAELRPLLEPVLDAQLAEGELRSLLKITNQPPVLTSLKQILDELYKQKIILDEKVFRSDIQRGIEICSTTGKSIGTATMNTPFIEIGEARRLLQTKRLDGVTADVSRHLLALTAKILKPNLFFDREATEARKKALLNDVKPVLYKIQKGEMIVRVGERVSSEQSHKLQMIYEASRGEGTLYTVLGIFGLALVLFYFPYRFACKNIRKFNPSNRDLLAIAILIVGSFFVFKLALLISANIGAAFPAVSPASYAYLFPFAAGAMIVRILLNSEVALVYCVMMAPLLGILFNSNMYVVIYALLGSVVGAHGVRQCQDRSVIYTAGLKLAVVNLALGLCFQTINSALFTMQTLYVICFTLVGALLSAMLVSAFTPLFESLFHFTTNIKLLELANLNAPLLRDLMIKAPGTYHHSVVVGNLVEAAAEAIGANPLLARVAAYYHDIGKTAKPLYFIENMQGGENRHDKLSPHMSALILISHIKEGEVMARERHLGQPIIDVIRQHHGTALIKFFYEKAKTQAEATGQQVDPQEFRYPGPKPQTREAGLVMLADAVEAASRTLVNPTPDRIQGMVQKLINRIFSDGQLDECELTLKNLHEIAKSFNRILGAIFHHRIDYPEPAHKGGIGGKKSNAHSGTEQPAKTPGPAAPHQGSSSEDLKRLGMS; from the coding sequence ATGCCCGAATCCCCCGGACATACACCAGAGCAGTCTCATCTTGCCTACCTGCCAAAACTGGTGAGCAATCTGCTTGATTCAATCGTGCGGCGGTTTTCAAACCCGGTGACGGCCCGGCGCAACAGAGTGCTGTTGCTGCTGCTGACTGCCGGGCTTTTGACCCTGATCCTGCTGCCCAGCCAGCACCTGGTGACCGCCCGCTACAAGCCGGGCGAGATCGCCACCTCTGACATCCGCGCCAGCCAGGACTACCTGCTGGAAGACCATGAGCTGACCAGGCAACTGCGTAGCGAAGCAGAGGCCAAGGCACCGGTGGTCTACACTGCCGGTGACACCGTTGCAACAACACTGCTCAACAGCATAACCCGGGCACTGAACGCCACACGCAGTGCCCGGTCTGAAAAACCGGCCATCACCACAGCCGAGCTGCGGCCGCTGCTTGAGCCGGTGCTTGATGCACAGCTTGCCGAAGGCGAGTTACGCTCCCTGCTGAAAATAACCAACCAGCCCCCGGTACTGACCAGCCTGAAACAGATTCTTGACGAGCTTTACAAACAAAAGATCATCCTTGATGAAAAGGTGTTCCGCTCCGATATCCAGCGCGGCATAGAGATCTGCAGCACCACCGGCAAAAGCATCGGTACGGCAACCATGAATACGCCGTTTATCGAGATCGGCGAAGCCCGCAGGCTGCTGCAGACCAAACGGCTTGACGGTGTTACTGCCGATGTTTCCCGCCACCTGCTGGCGTTGACCGCCAAGATCCTGAAGCCGAACCTGTTCTTTGACCGGGAGGCCACCGAGGCCCGTAAAAAGGCCCTCTTGAATGATGTCAAACCGGTACTGTACAAGATTCAAAAAGGTGAAATGATCGTCCGGGTGGGGGAGCGGGTCAGCAGTGAGCAGTCCCACAAGCTGCAGATGATCTACGAGGCCAGTCGGGGCGAAGGGACACTCTATACCGTACTCGGCATCTTCGGCCTAGCACTGGTGCTGTTCTACTTTCCGTACCGCTTTGCCTGCAAGAACATCCGCAAATTCAACCCCAGCAACCGCGATCTGCTGGCCATTGCTATCCTGATTGTGGGCAGTTTCTTTGTCTTTAAACTGGCACTGCTGATATCGGCCAACATCGGGGCAGCCTTCCCGGCCGTATCACCGGCCTCCTACGCCTACCTCTTCCCCTTTGCGGCCGGTGCCATGATCGTGCGGATCCTGCTCAACTCGGAAGTAGCCCTGGTCTATTGCGTCATGATGGCCCCCCTGCTGGGGATTCTGTTCAACAGCAACATGTACGTCGTGATCTATGCCCTGCTGGGAAGCGTGGTGGGGGCCCACGGCGTGCGGCAGTGCCAGGACCGCAGCGTGATCTATACGGCCGGTCTCAAGCTGGCGGTGGTCAACCTGGCCCTGGGGCTTTGCTTCCAGACCATCAACAGCGCTCTGTTCACCATGCAGACCCTCTACGTCATCTGCTTCACCCTGGTGGGGGCACTGCTCTCCGCCATGCTGGTCTCAGCCTTTACGCCGCTGTTTGAGTCGCTCTTTCATTTCACCACCAACATCAAGCTGCTGGAGCTGGCCAACCTCAACGCTCCCCTGTTGCGCGACCTGATGATCAAGGCACCAGGCACCTATCACCACAGCGTGGTGGTGGGCAACCTGGTGGAGGCCGCAGCCGAGGCGATCGGCGCCAACCCGCTGCTGGCACGGGTGGCTGCCTACTACCACGACATCGGCAAGACAGCCAAACCGCTCTATTTTATAGAAAACATGCAGGGTGGCGAGAATCGTCATGATAAGCTTTCGCCCCACATGTCCGCCCTGATCCTGATCTCCCACATCAAGGAGGGCGAGGTGATGGCACGGGAACGGCACCTGGGACAGCCGATCATTGATGTGATCCGCCAGCACCACGGTACCGCCCTGATCAAGTTCTTCTACGAGAAGGCCAAGACACAGGCAGAAGCGACCGGACAACAGGTTGATCCCCAGGAGTTCCGTTATCCCGGTCCCAAGCCCCAGACCCGGGAGGCCGGTCTGGTGATGCTGGCCGATGCGGTGGAGGCGGCCTCACGCACCCTGGTCAATCCCACCCCGGACCGGATTCAGGGGATGGTGCAGAAACTGATCAACCGGATCTTCTCCGACGGCCAGTTGGACGAATGTGAGCTGACCCTTAAGAACCTGCATGAAATAGCCAAAAGCTTTAACCGGATTCTGGGGGCCATCTTCCACCACCGGATCGACTACCCTGAACCGGCCCATAAAGGCGGCATCGGAGGCAAAAAAAGCAATGCACATTCTGGTACAGAACAACCAGCGAAGACACCCGGCCCCGCTGCGCCCCATCAAGGCAGCAGCAGCGAGGATCTTAAACGCCTTGGGATGTCCTGA